The window GGCGTGGAGGTCCGGAGTCGGATGGAGAGAGGGGAACGCGGGGCCGCGAACTCACCAGGGACGGCCGTGCAGCACGATGGTCTTCACCTCGGTCATCTCACCGACCGCCGCGCGCGGACCCTCCTTGCCGTAGCCGCTGCCCTTCAGTCCGCCGTACGGCATCAGGTCGGCGCGCCACAGCGGCGTCCAGTTGATGTGCACCGTGCCCGCGTCGATCTCGCGTACGGCCCGGATCGCGCCGGCCACGTCGGAGGTGAACACGCCCGCTCCCAGGCCGTACGCCGTGCCGTTGGCCTGGGCGATCGCGGACTCCCAGTCCGCGGCCGAGCTGACGGCGACGGCGGGTCCGAACAGTTCCTGCTGGCTGAAGGCGGAGTCGGGGTGGACGTCGGCCACGACGGCGGGGCTCACGACGGCCCCGTCACGCTCGCCGCCGGTCAGGATCCGGGCGCCGTCGGTGCCGGCCCGGGCGATGGCCCGCTCCACGCGCTCCGCCTCGGCGGTCGTGATCAGCGTGCCCATCGTCGTCTCGGGGGACGACGGGTCGCCGGTCCGGATGGCCTTGACCTTGGGGACGAGCGCGTCGAGGAAGTCGGCGGTGATCGAGGGGTGGGTGATGACCCGTTGGACGGAGATGCACACCTGCCCGGCGTTCACATAGCCGCCCAACGCGACGGCGCTCGCGGCGAGTTCGAGGTCCGCGTCCGGCAGGACCACGACCGGGCAGGAGGCTCCCAGTTCGAGGGAGAGCTTCTTCACCCCGGCGACGCGCGCGATGTGCTCGCCGGTGGCGGTGGAGCCCGTGAAGGAGATCTTCCGCACCCGGGGGTCCGTGACGAGCAGGTCCCCCAGCACCCCGCCGGAACCTACGAGCACCGAGAGCACGCCCTCGGGAAGCCCGGCGTCGACGAAGCAGGAGGCGAGTTCCAGCGCGGTCAGCGGGGTCGAGGTGGCCGGCTTGAGGACGACGGCGTTGCCCGCCGCGAGCGCCGGTGCCAGTTTGTGCAGGACGAGCAGGGCGGGGTAGTTGAAGGGCGTGATCGCCACCACGACACCGCAGGGCTGGCGCAGGGTGAAGCCGACCTTGTCGAAGCCGGTGCCGCGGTTCGCGTCCAGCGGCAGCGTCTCGCCGTAGAGCTGGGTGCCCTCGAAGGCCGCGAGACGGATCAGGTCGCCGGAGCGCGATGCCTCGCCGGTGGCCTCGGTGATGGTCTTGCCCGACTCCGCGCTGATGGTCCGCGCGATCCTGCCGGCCCGTTCGTCGGCCAGTTCGGCGGCCCGCAGCAGGATGGTCATCCGCTCGTGGGCGGGCGTGCGCCGCCACACCGCGGCTCCCCGTTCGGCCGCGGCCAGGGCCACGTCGACATCCTCGGGGCCGGCGAGCGCCACGGTGCCGACGGGCGAACCGTCGAAGGGCGACATCACTTCCCGCGTCCGTCCCGGCCCTGTCGACGCTTGCCACCGGCTTCCGATGAGCAGCTCCGTCGGTGCCATCGCGTTCTCCCTTCAGACAGCCGTCAGCTCTGGAACGCGGCTCTCGCGAGACCCCTCGGGTGAGCGGGAAAGGAGCGAGAGCCGACCGCCAGGCCGTTTACGTGGGCGCAACGTTAGGTGCGTTCCGGCGGAATGTTGAAGGGGTGGGATCCATCAATAGCCCATCATCGGCACCATCTTTTTCCCATCATCCTGACCGCCCGTGTCAGGAGTCGCGGAAGAAATCAGCGGAGCGGCTGTTGAGAGAACAGAGCCCAGTTCTTCCAGCGGAGAGACCATGGTGAACGAGCAGGATCACGCAGCCCCACGGGACCCGGACCAGGGCTCTCGTGCCGGAGGGACACGGTTCTCCGTGCTCGACCGCTCGCGCACCCGGGAGGGACACGACACCTCCGAGGCGCTGCGCGACACCGTCGGGCTGGCGCGGGAGCTGGAGGGGCTCGGCTATCACCGGATCTGGGTCTCCGAGCACCACGGTGTGCCGGGGGTGGCCGGTTCCGCGCCGACCGTGCTGGCCGCCGCGGTCGCCGCCGCGACCCGCACGATCCGGGTGGGCACGGGCGGGGTGATGCTGCCCAACCACCAACCCCTGGTGGTGGCCGAGCAGTTCGGCGTTCTGGAGTCCCTGTTCCCCGGCCGCATCGACATGGGCCTGGGCCGTTCCGTCGGGTTCACGGACGGCGTACGGAAGGCGCTGGGCCGGGACAAGGACGTGGCCGACGACTTCGCGGCCCAGTTGGACGAACTGCTCGGCTGGTTCCGCGGCACGTCCCCGACAGGTGTGCACGCACGCCCCGCCGAGGGCCTGACAGTGCCGCCATTCGTGCTGGCCATGGGCGAGGGTGCGACGATCGCCGCCCGGGCCGGCCTCCCCATGGTGATCGGCGACCTCAGGAACCGGGACAAGATGCGCCGCGGCATCGACCACTACCGCGAGACGTTCCGGCCGTCCGTATGGGCGCGGGAGCCGTACGTCGTCATCTCCGGCACGGTCGCGGTCGCGGCGAGCCCGGAGGAGGCTCGACGACTGCTGGTCCCGGAGGCCTGGTCTATGGCGTACTCGCGCACGCACGGCACGTTTCCGCCGCTTCCGTCCGTCGAGCGTGTCGAATCGCTGACGATGACGGAGAGGGAGCGCGGTTTCTACGAGTCCGGTCTGTCCGGTCATGTCGTCGGCACGGAGGAGCAGGTTGCTCATGAGCTGGGGACGGTGATCAAGGAGACCGCGGCTGATGAGGTGCTGGTTACGACCAGCACGTATGACCGGGAGGCGCTGGTGGACTCGTTTCGGCGGTTGGCGGGGGTTGTGGGGTTGGGCCCCGCCTGAGTTTTCCGCGTCGGTCGTCTCTTTGGCTGCGGGCCGTGGGTGGCTGGTCGCGCAGTTCCCCGCGCCCCTTTCGGGGCTCCCACCTGTACCCCGCCTAGAACCGTAGGGTTTGCCCCTGGTCCGCCTCATCGTTCCGCCTGGAGTCCGCCCATGCACAGCCCCCACGACCCCTACGTCCGTGTGCGTGGTGCGCGTGAGCACAATCTTCAGGGGGTCGATGTCGATATTCCGCGGGATGTGCTGGCGGTCTTCACGGGGGTGTCCGGGTCCGGGAAGTCGTCGCTCGCCTTCGGGACGATCTACGCGGAGGCGCAGCGGCGGTACTTCGAGTCGGTGGCCCCGTACGCGCGTCGGCTGATCCATCAGGTGGGGGCGCCGAAGGTCGGGGACATCAGCGGGCTGCCGCCCGCGGTGTCGTTGCAGCAGCGGCGGTCGACGCCGACCTCACGCTCGTCGGTCGGTACGGTCACCAACCTCTCCAATTCGCTTCGGATGCTGTTCTCGCGTGCGGGCGACTATCCGCCGGGGGCCGAGCGTCTCGACTCGGACGCCTTCTCGTCGAACACGGCCGTCGGGGCCTGTCCCGAGTGTCATGGGCTCGGTCGGGTGCACCGTACGACCGAGGAGTCGCTGGTCCCCGACCCGACGCTGTCGATCCGCGAGGGCGCGATCGCCGCGTGGCCGGGCGCCTGGCAGGGGAAGAACCTGCGCGATGTCCTCGACGCGCTGGGGTACGACGTGGACCGGCCGTGGCGCGAACTGCCCGCCGAGCAGCGTGAGTGGATCCTGTTCACGGACGAGCAGCCGGTCGTGACCGTGCATCCGGTCCGGGACGCCCAGCGGATCCAACGCCCGTACCAGGGCACGTACATGAGCGCGCGGCGCTATGTCATGAAGACCTTCTCGGACTCGAAGAGTCAGACGTTGCGGGCCAAAGCCGAGCGGTTTCTGGAGGCCGCGCCCTGTCCCGTGTGCGGCGGCAGTCGGCTGCGGGCCGAGGCGCTCGCGGTGACGTTCGCAGACCGGACCATCGCGGAGCTGGCCGCGCTGCCGCTCGTCGAACTGGCCGACTCCCTCACCGGTCATGGTGATTCGGAGACCGCCCGCGTCCTCACCGAGGATCTGCTCGCGCGTATCTCGCCGGTCACCGAGCTGGGCCTCGGCTATCTCAGCCTGGACCGCGCCACACCCACCCTTTCGGCCGGTGAGCTCCAACGGCTGCGGCTGGCCACGCAGTTGCGCTCGGGGCTCTTCGGGGTCGTGTACGTCCTCGACGAGCCGTCGGCCGGACTGCACCCGGCGGACACGGAGGCGCTGCTGACGGTCCTCGACCGGTTGAAGGCGTCCGGCAACTCGGTGTTCGTCGTGGAGCACCACCTCGATGTCATGCGCGGCGCAGACTGGCTCGTCGACGTGGGGCCGAAGGCGGGCGAGCACGGCGGACAGGTGCTGCACAGCGGCCCGGTGGCGGAGCTGGAGCATGTCAGGGAGTCGGCGACGGCCCGGTTCCTCTTCGACCGCTCCCCCGTCCCGGTACGTGAAGTCCGGGCGCCGCGCGGCCAGTTGAAGGTCGGCCCGGTGACACGGCACAACCTGCGTGGCGTGACCGCCGAGTTTCCGCTCGGCGTGCTCACCGCGGTCACCGGCGTCTCCGGCTCGGGCAAGTCCACGCTCATCGGCGAGATCACGGAGGACCTTCCGGGTGTGGGGCGGCTGGTCGGCGTCGACCAGAAGCCGATCGGCCGTACGCCCCGCTCGAATCTGGCGACGTACACGGGCCTCTTCGACGTCGTGCGCAAGGTGTTCGCGGCCACGCGGGAGGCGCACCGGCGCGGTTACGGCGTGGGGCGGTTCTCGTTCAACGTGGCGGGCGGGCGCTGCGAGACCTGTCAGGGCGAGGGGTTCGTGAGCGTCGAGCTGCTCTTCCTGCCGAGCACCTATGCCCCGTGCCCGGACTGCGGCGGGGCGCGCTACAACCCCGAGACGCTCGAAGTGACGTACAGGGAACGGAATATCGCGCAGGTGCTGGACCTGACGGTCGAGGCCGCCGCGGACTTCTTCGCGGACACTCCGGCCGTCGCGCGCAGCCTCGCCACGCTCCTCGATGTCGGTCTCGGTTATCTGCGGCTCGGCCAGCCGGCGACCGAGCTGTCCGGCGGTGAGGCGCAGCGCATCAAGCTCGCGAGCGAACTCCAGCGCGTACGCCGAGGTCACACGCTCTATCTCCTCGACGAGCCGACGACCGGTCTGCACCCGGCCGATGTCGAGGTCCTGATGCGGCAGTTGCACGGTCTGGTCGACGGCGGGCACAGCGTCGTGGTCGTGGAGCACGACATGGCGGTGGTGGCGGGCGCGGACTGGGTGGTCGACCTGGGGCCGGGCGGCGGCGACGCGGGAGGCCGGATCGTGGCGACGGGACCTCCGGCGGAGGTCGCACGGGCGGCGGCGAGCGCCACGGCTCCGTACCTCGCCCGCGCGCTGGGCACCGGGGGCTCTCAGTCCCAATAGGCCTTCCGCAGCCTGGACTTGGCCAGTTTCCCGGTGGGTGTGCGCGGCAGCTCGTCCGTGAAGTCGACGCTGCGGGGCGACTTGTAGTGGGCGATGCGGTCGCGGACGAACTCGAGGAGCTCATGTTCGAGTTCGGGACCGGGGAGCGCGTCGGGGGCGGGCTGGACGACCGCCTTGACCGCCTCGCCCATCTCCGCGTCAGGGACGCCGACGACCGCGACATCGGTGACCTTGGGGTGCAGGGTCAGACAGTCCTCTATCTCCTGGGGGTAGATGTTCACGCCGCCGGAGATGATCGTGAAGGCCCTACGGTCGGTGAGGAAGAGGTAGCCGTCCTCGTCGACGTGGCCGATGTCCCCGGTGGTCGTCCAGTTGGGGTGCTCGGGGTGCTGTGCCTCACGGGTGCGCGCGTCGTCGTTGTGGTACCTGAACGGGAGTTCCTCACGCTCGAAGTACACGGTTCCCGTCTCCCCGACGGGCAGCACCTTGCCGTCCTCGCCGCAGATCCGCAGCTCGCCGAGGAGGCCGCCGCGGCCCACGGAACCCGGCTTGCGCAGCCATTCCTCGGGGCCGATGAAGGTGATCCCGTTGGCCTCCGTCGCCGCGTAGTACTCGTACAGGACGGAACCCCACCAGGCGATCATCCGCCATTTGACCTCGACGGGGCAGGGCGCGGCTGCGTGGATGGCGACCTTCAGCGACGAAACGTCGTAGGAGTCCCGCACCTCGCGCGGCAGCTTCAGCATCCGTACGAACATGGTGGGCACCCACTGGCTGTGCGTCACCCGGTGCCGTTCGATCGCCTCCAACGCCCCTTGTGGATCGAAGGAGTTCATGAGGACGACCGCGCCGCCGGTCGCCGTGACGACGTATCCGAAGCGGAGGGGCGCGGCGTGGTAGAGCGGGGCCGGGCAGAGGTAGACGGTGTCCTCGCCGAAGCCGTACATGGGCTGGAAGAGCAGCTGGTACGTGCTCATCACCTCGCGGACGTCGCCCTCGGGGAGCGTCGGTGCGATGCCCTTGGGGCGGCCGGTGGTGCCGGAGGAGTAGAGCATGTCGACACCGCGGGGCTGGTGGGCCGGGGGTTCGGGTGAGGCGGCGGCCAGCGCCCGCTCGTAGGAGCCGTCGTCGAAACCCAGGTGTGATATCCGACCGGGCACCAGTTCCCGTATCTCTTCCCCGAGTTCGGTGAGCGGTCCGGAGACGACGAGTGTCCTCGCACCGCAGTCGCGGACGATGTACGCGGCCTCGTCGGCGGTCAGGTGATGGTTGACGACGGTGAGGTAGAGGCCCGAGCGCAGGGCCGCCCAGTAGACCTCCAGGACGCGTGGGTCGTTGTCGGCGAGGAGCGCCAGATGGTCGCCCGTGCGCAGTCCGGCGGTCCGCAGGTGGTCCGCGAGGCGCAGGGAACGCTCTTCGAGTCGGCCATAAGTGAGGGTCCGGCCGCCGTCCGCGGTGACGACGGCCGGCCTGGCGGGGTCGTACGCTCCGGGATACATGCGGGGACGGTACCCCGCGTTGGTGACGGTGCGTCAGAGGTGTGCATACGCCTTGGAGTTCGCGCTCCTTCGGTGGGCGTCGGCGGTCTCGACGACGGCCGTCCCGGTGCGGGCCGCCGCGTTGGTGGCCGTTTCGGCGGCGAGGGCGAGTGTTCGCCGGTCGGGTGCGCTGCCCGCCGGGAGCACCGGCTCCACGCGTACCTCGGCCACGAGGGCGCGGGCCGACACGACCCGCCAGACCGAGGTGAGCAGCGAGTCGCTCCCGACGAACGCGGGCGCGGTGGTCGCCGCTCCCCCCTCGAACCGGTAGTGGAGATGCACCGGCTGGACGGGCACGCCGGCGTCCAGGGCGGCCTGGAAGGCGGCTCTGCGGAAGTGGCCCTGGGCCCGGCCGCACCAGGTGCTCCCTTCCGGGAAGACCACGACCGCCGATCCGCCGCGCAGGGAGTCCGCGATGCGTTCGACGGTCCTCGGCAGTGCGCGCAGGCGGTCGCGCTCGATGAACAGCGCGCCGCTGCTCGCGGTGAGCACTCCGGCCACGGGCCACTGCCTGATCTCCGCCTTGGCGAGCATCCGGGCGGGGCGGACGGCGGCGAGCAGGGGTATGTCCATCCAGGAGATGTGGTTGGCCACCAGGAGCAGTCCGCCGCCGGGCGGGGCCGCCCCGGTCATCCGCAGCCTCACGCCCGCGGCGCGCACGATCGTCCGGCACCACAGCCGGGTGAGCCGGTCGCGCCACACGGCGGGCAGCCGCCCCACGACCGGGATCAGCACGATCCCGAAGAGGAGTACGGCCAGGAGTACGGCAAGCCGCAGCAGGGCGCGCGGCACGGCGGCCGGGGACCCCACGGACTCCACGCAGACCCGCGAGCACGGGGCGCTGGGCAGCCACGCGCTCACCGGGGCGGGCGCCGAGGGCACCGCGCCCGGACGTGCCCCTGCCCCGACGTGCACACCGCCGCGCCGTGGGCGCGGCACCTTCCCGGCGCCCGGGAACACCGGAGTGCTCACGCCCGGGCTCACGAGCGTCGTGGTGCCCCCACGACGCGGGCGGAGTTTCACGGCCACGCGGGACACGCCCGTCGCGCCCATCGCACCCATGCGGGACATGGTGATCACGCCGGCACGAGCGACAGGAAGTGCCGCAGGTAGCGCGGGTTGACCCGGCGCATCGACAGCAGCACGTACATGTCGGCGACGCCGAAGTCGGGGTCGTGGGCCGGTTCCGCGCAGACCCAGGCGCCGAGGCGGAGGTAGCCGCGCAGGAGCGGGGGCAGCTCGGTGCGGGCGGGACGGGTGACGCCCTCGGCGCTCCACGGCAGCAGCGGCCGTACCCGGTACTCCTCGGGCGCCAGGTGCTTGTCCCGCACCCGGTCCCAGGTGCCCGCGGCGAGCGCCCCGCCGTCGGCGAGCGGGATGGAGCAGCAGCCCGCCAGCCACTCGTGGCCGCCGTCGACCATGTAGCGGGCGATCCCGGCCCATATGAGACCGATGACCGCGCCGTCCCGGTGGTCGGGGTGGACGCAGGAGCGGCCGACCTCGACGAGCCCGGAGCGGATCCCGGCCAGCGGTCCGAGGTCGAACTCGCCCTCCGAGTAGAGCCGTCCGGCGACCGCGGCACGGTCGGGCGGCAGCAGCCGGTAGGTGCCGACCACCTGCCCGGTCGTGGTGTCGCGTACGAGCAGGTGGTCGCAGTACGCGTCGAAGGCGTCGACGTCCAGGCCCGGCTGCGAGGAGGAGAGCAGCGCGCCCATCTCCCCGGCGAAGACGTCGTGACGCAGCCGCTGGGCGGCGCGGACGTCTGCCTCGTCGCGGGCGAGGGTGACGGTGTAGCGGGTGGGGGCCGTCGACAGTGGGGGGCTGTCGAGCGTGGAAACGCCGGTCATGGCACTCTCCTGGTCACGGGCCGGTTCGGCGGAGCGGCGCGGCGGACCGAAGCGAACGGTCCGTGCGCTCCTGTTCTTCCGACGCCGGCTGACCGGCGAGTAACCCCCGGAGAGAGACCGGGTGTGAGCTTGTTGAATGCCAGGGGTGCCTGGTAGGGCTGAGGTCGAATTCACTCCGGCCCACTCGCCCGCACCTTAGGCGAACGCCCACTAAAGCCCTCGTAAGACCGCGGCAAACCGTGCCCCGTAAGGGGCGCGGGGAACTGCGCGACCAGCCCTCACAACCCGCAGCCGAACAAACGACCACCCAGCGGAGCGTTACCGCTTTCCGGCCTTCCGAGTAGCCCGCAGCCACTCCTTGTTCATCCCCGTGATGGAGACGAGCGGGATCCCCTTGGGGCACGCGGTGGCGCACTCCCCGGCGAGCGTGCACCCGCCGAACCCCTCCTCGTCCATCTGCGCCACCATGTCGAGCACCCGCGTCTCCCGCTCGGGCGCGCCCTGCGGCAGCACGTTGAGGTGGTTGATCTTCGCCGAGGTGAAGAGCATCGCGGCACCGTTCGGGCAGGCGGCCACACACGCCCCGCACCCGATGCACTCGGCGTGCTCGAAGGCGAAGTCGGCGTCCGGCTTGGGCACGGGCGTCGCGTGGGCCTCGGGCGCGGCTCCGGTCGGGGCGGTCACGTAGCCGCCGGCCTGGATGATCCGGTCGAAGGCCGACCGGTCGACGACCAGGTCCTTGACGACCGGGAAGGCGGAGGCCCGCCACGGCTCGATGTCGATCGTGTCGCCGTCCTCGAAGGACCGCATGTGCAGCTGGCAGGAGGTCGTGCGCTCCGGCCCGTGCGCGTCGCCGTTGATGACGAGCGAGCACGCGCCGCAGATGCCCTCACGGCAGTCGTGGTCGAAGGCCACCGGATCCTCGCCCTTGAGGATGAGCTCCTCGTTGAGGGTGTCCAGCATCTCCAGGAAGGACATGTCGGCCGAGATGTCGTCCACTTCGTACGTGGACATCGCTCCGTCGGCGTCGGCGTTCCGCTGCCGCCAGACGCGCAGGGTGAGCTTCATGCGTAGCTCCGCTGGGTGGGGTGGACGTACTCGAAGACGAGGTCTTCCTTGTGCAGGACGGGGGCTTCGCCGGTCTCGGTGAACTCCCAGGCGGCCGCGTACGAGAACTCCTCGTCCCGCCGCTCCGCCTCTCCGTCCGGGGTCTGGGACTCCTCGCGGAAGTGACCGCCGCAGGACTCGTCACGGTGCAGGGCGTCGAGGCACATCAGCTCGGCGAGCTCCAGGTAGTCGACGATGCGGTTGGCCTTCTCCAGCGACTGGTTGAACTCCTCGCCGGTGCCGGGGACCTTGATGCGCCGCCAGAACTCCTCGCGGATCTGCGGGATGCGCTCCAGGGCCTTGCGCAGCCCCGAGTCCGTACGCGCCATTCCGCAGAACTCCCACATCAGCTCGCCGAGTTCGCGGTGGAAGGAGTCGGGGGTGCGGTCGCCGTCGACGGCCAGGAGCAGCCGGAGCCGGTCCTCGGTGTCGGCCAACACCTCCTGGACGACGGGGTGTTCGTCGGTGACGCCCTCGTGGTGCGGGTTGCGGGCGAGGTAGTCGTTGATGGTCGACGGGAGGACGAAGTAGCCGTCGGCGAGGCCCTGCATCAGCGCGGACGCGCCGAGCCGGTTCGCGCCGTGGTCCGAGAAGTTGGCCTCGCCGATCGCGAACAGCCCCGGGACGGTGGTCTGGAGGTCGTAGTCCACCCAGAGGCCGCCCATCGTGTAGTGCACGGCGGGGTAGATCCGCATCGGCACCTCGTACGGATCCTCGTCGGTGATCCGCTGGTACATGTCGAAGAGGTTGCCGTACTTGGCCTCGACCGCCTCCCGGCCCATGCGCCGGATGGCGTCGGCGAAGTCGAGGTACACGCCCTGGCCGCCGGGGCCCACTCCCCTGCCCTCGTCGCAGACGTTCTTCGCGGCGCGGGAGGCGATGTCGCGCGGGACGAGGTTGCCGAAGGAGGGGTAGATGCGCTCCAGGTAGTAGTCGCGCTCGTCCTCGGGGATCTCGTTCGCGGGGCGGTCGTCGCCCTTCGCCTTCGGGACCCAGATCCGGCCGTCGTTGCGCAGCGACTCGCTCATCAGCGTGAGCTTGGACTGGTGCTCGCCGGTGCGCGGGATGCAGGTGGGGTGGATCTGGGTGAAGCACGGGTTGGCGAAGTACGCGCCGCGCCGGTGGGCCCGCCAGATCGCGGTGGCGTTGGAGTTCATGGCGTTCGTGGAGAGGTAGAAGACGTTGCCGTAGCCACCGCTCGCGAGCACCACGGCGTCCGCGTAGTACGTGTCGATCCTCCCCGTGATCAGATCGCGGGCGACGATGCCGCGCGCCCGTCCGTCGACCACGATCAGGTCGAGCATCTCGGTGCGCGGATGCATCTCGATGTTCCCGGCGGCGATCTGCCGGGACAGCGCCTGGTAGGCGCCCAGCAGAAGCTGCTGGCCCGTCTGGCCGCGGGCGTAGAAGGTGCGGGACACCTGGACGCCGCCGAAGGAGCGCGTGTCGAGCAGGCCGCCGTACTCGCGGGCGAAGGGAACGCCCTGGGCGACGCACTGGTCGATGATCTCGACGGAGATCTGGGCGAGCCGGTGGACGTTCGACTCACGCGCCCTGAAGTCGCCGCCCTTGACGGTGTCGTAGAACAGCCGGTGGATCGAGTCGCCGTCGTTGCGGTAGTTCTTGGCGGCGTTGATGCCGCCCTGCGCGGCGATCGAGTGGGCGCGGCGCGGGGAGTCCTGGTAGCAGAACTGCACGACGTGGTAGCCCTGTTCGGCGAGCGTGGCGCCGGCTGAGCCGCCCGCGAGACCCGTACCGACGACGATCACGGTGTGCTTGCGGCGGTTGGCCGGGTTGACCAGCTTGGCCTCGAAGCGGCGGGTGTCCCAGCGCTCACCGACCGGTCCCTCGGGGGCTTTGGTGTCGACGACCGGCTCTCCGGTCGTGTACTCGGCGAATTCAGCGGTCATGTCAGCTCACCACTCCGGTCATCACGCCCACGGGTACGGCGATGAAGCCCGCCGTCAGCACCACCGCGAGCACGTTGGCGATGGTCTTGAAGGCCCGGTCGCGGGTGCGGCTGCCCACGCCGAGGGTCTGCGCCGCGCTCCAGAAGCCGTGCCGCACGTGCAGGCCGAGCGCGAGCACGGCGACGATGTAGACGACGTTGCCGTACCAGGTGGAGAAGGTGTCGATCACGTTCTGGTACGGGTGTCCGGGCTGGAAGCCGTTCGGGTGCGCGGTGCCGGTCGTCAGGTCGAGGATGTGCCAGACGATGAAGAGTCCGAGGATGATGCCGCCCCAGCGCATCGTGCGGGTGGCGTAGCCGGCTCGTGGCTTCTTGTGCACGTACTTGGTGGGGCGCGCCCTGATGTCGCGGCGGCTGAGCTGGTACGCGGAGACGGCGTGTGCGACGACGGCGGCGACCAGGACCACGCGGATGATCCACAGCGCCCACTCGTAGTGCAGGAAGGGCTCGCCGATGGTGCGCAGCCAGTGCGCGTAGTGGTTGAACTCGTCCGACCCGAAGAAGATCTTGAGGTTGCCCAGCATGTGGACGACCAGGTACGACAGCATGATCAGGCCGCTGACGGCCATCACGGTCTTCTTGCCGACGGACGAGTCCCACATGGTGCGCGTCATGGACGGTTTTCGGTCCGTCCGCGTTGCCAGAGCCATGGAACGCACGCTAGGGCCGGGAGGGCCGATCGGTCCAAGACATGGTCCGGCTCGTTTCGATAGGCCCTGGCTATCGTGGGCGTATTCTTGGGGGATGCAGTTCCAGCAGCTCCAGTACTTCGTGGCCGTCGCCGAGACCCGGCACTTCACCCGGGCCGCCGATCTGGTCCATGTCGCCCAGCCGTCGCTCTCCCAGCAGATCAAGTCGCTGGAGCGGGAGTTGGGCGCCGATCTCTTCCTGCGGGCGCGCGGGAACATCACGCTCACGGACGCGGGCGAGGCGCTGCTGCCGCTGGCCCGCCGCATCCTGGCCGACGCGGACACGGCCCGGCACGAGGTCCAGGAGCTGGCCCAGCTGCGCAGCGGGCGGGTCCGGCTGGGGGCGACGCCGAGCCTGTGCACGGGCCTGCTGCCGGATGTGCTGCGCGCCTTCCACGACCGGTATCCCGGCATCCGGCTGCTGATCGAGGAGGGCGGCTCGCACGATCTCGTACGGGAGCTCGCGCGCGGGGCGCTCGATCTCGCTCTCGTCGTGCTGCCGCTGCCCACGCCGTCGCCCGCGCTGACCACGGTGGAGGTGCTGCGGGAGGACCTGGTGGTGGTGTCGTCGCCTGAGGCGTCGGCACCGGGGGGTGGGCGGCGGACCGTGCGGGTCTCCGACCTGGAGGGTGAGCGGCTGGTGATGTTCCGGCACGGGTACGACCTGCGGGAGCTGACCGTCGCCGCGTGTCGCTCCGCGGGGTTCGAGCCGGATTTCGCGGTGGAGGGTGGGGAGATGGACGCGGTGTTGGGGTTTGTCCGGGCGGGGCTGGGGGTGGCTGTGGTGCCGCGGATGGTCGCCGC is drawn from Streptomyces liliifuscus and contains these coding sequences:
- a CDS encoding lysophospholipid acyltransferase family protein; this encodes MSAWLPSAPCSRVCVESVGSPAAVPRALLRLAVLLAVLLFGIVLIPVVGRLPAVWRDRLTRLWCRTIVRAAGVRLRMTGAAPPGGGLLLVANHISWMDIPLLAAVRPARMLAKAEIRQWPVAGVLTASSGALFIERDRLRALPRTVERIADSLRGGSAVVVFPEGSTWCGRAQGHFRRAAFQAALDAGVPVQPVHLHYRFEGGAATTAPAFVGSDSLLTSVWRVVSARALVAEVRVEPVLPAGSAPDRRTLALAAETATNAAARTGTAVVETADAHRRSANSKAYAHL
- a CDS encoding aldehyde dehydrogenase family protein yields the protein MAPTELLIGSRWQASTGPGRTREVMSPFDGSPVGTVALAGPEDVDVALAAAERGAAVWRRTPAHERMTILLRAAELADERAGRIARTISAESGKTITEATGEASRSGDLIRLAAFEGTQLYGETLPLDANRGTGFDKVGFTLRQPCGVVVAITPFNYPALLVLHKLAPALAAGNAVVLKPATSTPLTALELASCFVDAGLPEGVLSVLVGSGGVLGDLLVTDPRVRKISFTGSTATGEHIARVAGVKKLSLELGASCPVVVLPDADLELAASAVALGGYVNAGQVCISVQRVITHPSITADFLDALVPKVKAIRTGDPSSPETTMGTLITTAEAERVERAIARAGTDGARILTGGERDGAVVSPAVVADVHPDSAFSQQELFGPAVAVSSAADWESAIAQANGTAYGLGAGVFTSDVAGAIRAVREIDAGTVHINWTPLWRADLMPYGGLKGSGYGKEGPRAAVGEMTEVKTIVLHGRPW
- a CDS encoding LLM class flavin-dependent oxidoreductase, encoding MVNEQDHAAPRDPDQGSRAGGTRFSVLDRSRTREGHDTSEALRDTVGLARELEGLGYHRIWVSEHHGVPGVAGSAPTVLAAAVAAATRTIRVGTGGVMLPNHQPLVVAEQFGVLESLFPGRIDMGLGRSVGFTDGVRKALGRDKDVADDFAAQLDELLGWFRGTSPTGVHARPAEGLTVPPFVLAMGEGATIAARAGLPMVIGDLRNRDKMRRGIDHYRETFRPSVWAREPYVVISGTVAVAASPEEARRLLVPEAWSMAYSRTHGTFPPLPSVERVESLTMTERERGFYESGLSGHVVGTEEQVAHELGTVIKETAADEVLVTTSTYDREALVDSFRRLAGVVGLGPA
- a CDS encoding acyl-CoA synthetase, whose product is MYPGAYDPARPAVVTADGGRTLTYGRLEERSLRLADHLRTAGLRTGDHLALLADNDPRVLEVYWAALRSGLYLTVVNHHLTADEAAYIVRDCGARTLVVSGPLTELGEEIRELVPGRISHLGFDDGSYERALAAASPEPPAHQPRGVDMLYSSGTTGRPKGIAPTLPEGDVREVMSTYQLLFQPMYGFGEDTVYLCPAPLYHAAPLRFGYVVTATGGAVVLMNSFDPQGALEAIERHRVTHSQWVPTMFVRMLKLPREVRDSYDVSSLKVAIHAAAPCPVEVKWRMIAWWGSVLYEYYAATEANGITFIGPEEWLRKPGSVGRGGLLGELRICGEDGKVLPVGETGTVYFEREELPFRYHNDDARTREAQHPEHPNWTTTGDIGHVDEDGYLFLTDRRAFTIISGGVNIYPQEIEDCLTLHPKVTDVAVVGVPDAEMGEAVKAVVQPAPDALPGPELEHELLEFVRDRIAHYKSPRSVDFTDELPRTPTGKLAKSRLRKAYWD
- a CDS encoding ATP-binding cassette domain-containing protein; this translates as MHSPHDPYVRVRGAREHNLQGVDVDIPRDVLAVFTGVSGSGKSSLAFGTIYAEAQRRYFESVAPYARRLIHQVGAPKVGDISGLPPAVSLQQRRSTPTSRSSVGTVTNLSNSLRMLFSRAGDYPPGAERLDSDAFSSNTAVGACPECHGLGRVHRTTEESLVPDPTLSIREGAIAAWPGAWQGKNLRDVLDALGYDVDRPWRELPAEQREWILFTDEQPVVTVHPVRDAQRIQRPYQGTYMSARRYVMKTFSDSKSQTLRAKAERFLEAAPCPVCGGSRLRAEALAVTFADRTIAELAALPLVELADSLTGHGDSETARVLTEDLLARISPVTELGLGYLSLDRATPTLSAGELQRLRLATQLRSGLFGVVYVLDEPSAGLHPADTEALLTVLDRLKASGNSVFVVEHHLDVMRGADWLVDVGPKAGEHGGQVLHSGPVAELEHVRESATARFLFDRSPVPVREVRAPRGQLKVGPVTRHNLRGVTAEFPLGVLTAVTGVSGSGKSTLIGEITEDLPGVGRLVGVDQKPIGRTPRSNLATYTGLFDVVRKVFAATREAHRRGYGVGRFSFNVAGGRCETCQGEGFVSVELLFLPSTYAPCPDCGGARYNPETLEVTYRERNIAQVLDLTVEAAADFFADTPAVARSLATLLDVGLGYLRLGQPATELSGGEAQRIKLASELQRVRRGHTLYLLDEPTTGLHPADVEVLMRQLHGLVDGGHSVVVVEHDMAVVAGADWVVDLGPGGGDAGGRIVATGPPAEVARAAASATAPYLARALGTGGSQSQ